DNA sequence from the Salvia splendens isolate huo1 chromosome 19, SspV2, whole genome shotgun sequence genome:
ctcgTAATTTACTCATTtcgtaataaaaataaaacacatggAACCTGCGTTGTGAGGCTTTCGATGGCGTCTTTGGTAATGGGAGTCCCACGCGAGGCTTCCTCTCCGCCATCTTCCGTTGTCTGCTTTGAGCAAGTTATGCACGCCAGCATCGTCTTACCCTTCTTTTTTACTAGTTCCTGACTTTCTGTCTTTTTTATGTCCTTGTTTTCTCTTTTACCTGCAGTGAAAATGGGATATTTTGAATCAATTTAGATGGAAAAATATTCATGAACAATTCTCTTTCTTTATGTAAAAGGATCAGTAACATCTGGTCTATTAATTGCAATCAATGCCTGAGCTCAATAATTGAATGTAAAAATTCCAAAGTGGTCTGCTCTGCGACTGCTTGAATCTACTCAAGGAATATTAAAATCGATATTTTTTGGGCATAAATATTACTCCAGTACTCTATACCATTCAACAGAATAACCACACCTTTTTCTCAACTTGTGAATGTGTGTATAAACAATGATTTTAGTCAACAAAAATTCTCGTATTATACAAACAATGATTTTGGTGTCACACGACAATATATGAAATGAATGGGAAAAAATGATCAAAGCAATGCtgataattaatgaaaaatgtGGATGCAATTTTATTCAGTCCGAAGGAGAACTAAACCGTATTACTCATAACTTACCTCCTTCACCACCTTCTTTACTTTCTCCTCTAATTTCAAAGCACAAACGATAAAATCAACAAAAGGAAGTGCGATCTCATGAGTTAATCGTAGTCTTCAAAACCTCTATATGCAAAAAAAGGTTAATGAAATAAGTTAATTTCCAGACACTGattagtagtactaataaatagATAATCATTGAGGGAGAGATTTGAACATTATGTAAATGCAGTACCTCTTTGCACAAAAAATTTAAGTCTACATATAACGAAAAGGATCGATATGCATACTATATcaaatactcctactatttgTAATGTTTTATTCTCTGGTGTGCATAGATGGAAACAAAAAATGAGGAGTTGAGACAAAAAGAGAGAGAGCAATGTCCGACGTTGTATTGCGGTATTTATAGGTGGGAGACGTGACGCCGTCATGTTCCATCGTTATCTAACGGAACCGCGAATCGCATCGAGGAGTTGTACGTCGCGCTCCGACGAACTGTACCCAGCTGCAGGCACTATGGTGTTTAATTTTATATGGACATTCGCAGTCAGGGTCaattttttgttatgagattgagGTCGACAAACCGGGCCCACCTGTCACGGTCACCAATTCGTGTGGATGGAATGCCACGTGGATTCTTCCAATTGATTGGAATTAACATGGTCATGCTGGTTGCTAAATGGAACGGGAGTTGAGAAATGATTTTGAGAGAATCAAATCTTGATTTGTTCCCTTAATATTATTAGAGAAAAtcttttttatataatataagTGAAAATCTTGATTTGCTGCATTATATAGTCTTGTAATAATAGCTCACCTTACTTTTTTAATACTAACATAATTTGAATTTACTTACTTAGCATATATTCTGGCAACTAGATTgcttataaatttataattactaCAAGCATACTCACCCCATACCCTAAACcatatcataatttaatttttctctATTGTCATACaacattatatttatttcttattttttgttatataccagtatataattaaaataaataactaaaatgacattaattaaataccaaaaattacaccatttaaattactataatgACAAATTCTAAATAAACTTCAATGCTAAAATTGTCGGTGGGTGACCAAACTTCATTGATGCAATCGGTTTGGAGGTGAATGTAAATTgtgattgtattttttttaattatgaataaaaaaacTTATGGAGACTTCATGTAGTCCTCATGTCATGTTAAGGCATTAGTTGAATGAACATTATCATGTATAGAGAGTATTGTTTATCTACTAATTACTATAATACCCCTGAAACATTTTCAAGTTTGATAGATGAAGGAAAATCTGACATATCCCACAGTGAGGGGTCACAATTGTTAGGTCCTACTATAAAACTTCATCTCTACAAAAGTGCTATTTGTATGGAGTGGGATCGTTgattatcacaaaacaatagTTTTAGCTTGCTCACCGATGCAAGATGATGCACTAAGTTGCTGCCGTGGAGCCTCACTTGCCGCCATTTCCATCAATCTAAGCATATAAATCCTGCCACAACAGAATAAGCACAAACTCATTGCATATAATCGCGACTAACTTAAAAGCTCAGCTCCTATTTTGATACAAGAACCTATGCCAAATTTCCACGAAGAAACTGAAGTCGTTAACTAGTCTCTTACCTAGGAGCGTCGCGGTGTCAAGATGCAGTTTATGAGATCCCAAAACGGCTCTTGAGTGAAGAAATGATTTTCTCGGAACTTTTTGCTAGCTCGGGAATAGTTGTTTTACATACTGAAACATTCACATATACACAAATACTGTAAGAATATAATTCATAGCTCTTCATCTTACTAAAAATGTTTTCATCGGTGCATGCAAGAACATATGTATCAGTGTCACTAGACCTGGAAAATATTGACTTCCTATTGTTATGTTTCTTAAATGATACTACATCCAAATATGTGATATAGGCTATATTCACCATGAAAAAGGGGAACAAAGATCTTGGTGCATTCAAGTAGGAAGATAATGATTTACTATGAACTATAGTTAATGAGTAAGAAACAAGCTTACGACGAGATGCAGTGGTCTGTGCTTCTGCTATAAACTCGGCATATGAAGCCTGAAACAAATTATGTATATCATATTATTAGACAGATTGATGTCATGAAACACACTACATCTTTTTTCCAAGAAAGGGGGTTCCCACCTTCATTGCTTCTCTGCCTTCATTGATTCGATCAAACATCTTCTTATGTTCTTTATCTGCCTCATCCATGATTCGCTGGCATTCTTGAGTGTGGATCTGTTCAAACAAAAAATATGCAGATACAAATACATGTCAGACAAAGTCTAATACTTGAAGCACAATATGCATCAAATTGGATAACTGAGCTTTTGGCACATGGAAAGAGCTGGACATGTAAAAGCGAAGATCAGTAAGAGTATAATGTACATGGAAGGCGCTGTATGACATTGTTCACGAAGATCTACAAATTTAGGAATTAAGAGTGCACACTGTACACATAAGAGAAGATCAGTTAGAGTATAATGTACATGGAAGGCGCTGTATGACATTGTGCACGAAGATCTACAGATTTAGGAATTAAGAGTGCACActtgatacgatcatatctatcatatctcttaggatcttctaattatttagttttcccttattcaccatatctttcccatatttgtttagatatttgtttcttgttcattaagttagggtagtagattctagtattataaataggagagcttgttatcattttaatcattcaatgaatatattattttccacaaacttgtcttgagtaacaagaatatcatatttcgtttccaaattgttgttcatcggagaacgtccgaaaatcagcaattcgtgagctttccttcgagcacgtcgaaggttcgatcaccttatctctccgagaagttagccatccggcctcgttatggagaacgtccgtaacaactggtgctttcatcccgtgcTCATCCTCCGTCTTCGTTCATCCGTATCCCCCAAATTATTTCCCACCCCCcgtcgaaaaaaaaaaaaaagaaagagaacaaTCAGCCGCAGCTCCACCACCACGGCCACACCTAATCCTCCATATTCTTTCATCCCGAAACTCATCATCATCTGTGAAAACGAAATCTAATGGAGTTCGAAGTGCCGGTGACTGAAACACTGCAATTGGGGCAGACGTGTCAGCGGAATATCGGCGAGATTGGAGGTAGGCCTCAATCGACGGACCCGATCGCGCTTGGGTTTGAGCAATTGAACGCGCGCTTCGATAAGATGGATCGTCGGGTCGCAAACTTGGAACGACGCGCTGATTGGGACAAGCGGCATCGGCGTTACACCCAGCCTACGTACCGGCGGCCACAACACCACCAGTCGGACAGGTACACACCGTCGCCTCCATATCAGCCGGATAGACACCGCCCGTACCACCTCCGCCAAACTCGTTATCAACTGCCCGAGCACTATCATCCCTTCGACTATGGACCGCCACCCACGTACAGGGGGTTCCCGCTTCGTCAATTTCTGCAGCTGCAGAACGAGCCTTCTCGCCAACCATCCTGTTGGGACCCGCCGGGCGCTGGGGTGTCGATGGGTAACCTGGATTATGAAGAGATCGCATCCATATATTACCCTGATTATGATTGTGACTCTGTTGGATATGATGAGGACGCTGATGTCCACCACGACCCATCTAGCAACTCACAACTAACTGTCATTGTTgtcccgccaccaccaccacaacgctCGTCATCTTGCTTGAGCATGACAAGCCACTGCCGTGCAGCAGCGTCACTGCCCGCTGTAGCTGCTGTCCCATCTTCGAATCTGCCCCCAACAGTTCCGTCTTGCAGCCCCGACGACGACAGCGGAGAGGAAGGCGGATTGTTAGATGAACTGCCTCCACCAGCTATGATCTCTCCGCCGTGCAGCCCCTATATCAGTGGAGAGGAAGAAACATTGTTAGATGGCGACGAGGAGGTTGATTCCATTGAGGAAATGAAGAAGGTCGTCGCATCTCTCGATGCTGTTCGAATGACATCTCCCGATGTTGTTGGGAATTGTTTGAGTGAAAATGGTGGTGCTTATCTATGtgcattagttggaaataaagttgcaccgtcctttccaatacaTTTGAAGGAGATTGCCTTTATCTATGGGGATTTGCATGTTATGGATGCTACATGTTTGAAtcctcgatcaacatcgctcgacaccgatgcgaggttgatccctccgcgcaatgacacgtcatgtttgagcattcttggaagcgtggacaagcttttcgttttggcatggaattttgccgacaacattgggtctcctttgttgatttttgacaaaGGTGAAGAAGGGGGACGTTCAgctgttcggtgtgtgtttgatccaggaggagttgtctcgccgaagcttctgatttcaactctcatttttgcttcgtggtccccaccttgaggacaaggtggatttcaaccgtggggagttgatacgatcatatctatcatatctcttaggatcttctaattatttagttttcccttattcaccatatctttcccatatttgtttagatatttgtttcttgttcattaagttagggtagtagattctagtattataaataggagagcttgttatcattttaatcattcaatgaatatattattttccacaaacttgtcttgagtaacaagaatatcatatttcgtttccaaattgttgttcatcggagaacgtccgaaaatcagcaattcgtgagctttccttcgagcacgtcgaaggttcgatcaccttatctctccgagaagttagccatccggcctcgttacggagaacgtccgtaacaacaCTGTACACATAAGAGAAGATGTATGCCAAGCAACCTACAAACAACATGTCTAGTTCAACTGATAATGGTGAAACGTCACGTCATCAACAGAGATTAGAAGCATCTAAatcattcttttatttaacTCGAGTAATTTATAAATACTAAACAACAATTTCAAAAGAAGGCACAGTAAGGATCTCAGATTGCTCTGTTCTAAACAAGGTGGCCATTGCTCTTCGAAGAGTCCAGTATTTGAGATAGTGTCAGCTGAAAAGATGATGCAGTGAAAACATTTTCATCGCATCACAAAACTAATTGTACTCAATAATCATAAAATTGGTCAAGAGAATATTCGATCTCCAAGTTTGTTCTAGTATTTAGATGAGGAAATATGCGCTATAATATACTCTCCAACATTTTTGCAATTGATAACAATGAAAAAGTAATGTTGATACGATAATGACTATGACATATTTGGATCACAACTTATATTCTGGTTTTACATCATTAAGCTTGGTAACAGCAAAACCATGTATCAATTTGAAACTACCAGCAGCAGAGAGATTGCAACATGCACGAAAATTCAGAGAAAATGACTCTTAACAAGTACTCCTAAATCCTAAAGGTTACTTTCTTAATTGACTGCATAATTTGTTCTAGAGTAATAAGCATATCTAGAGAACCATATCGCAAATGTTAAATCATAGATgaagaaaattaattataatgtaTAACTACGAATAAAACAAACATGAAGTACGCAGATTATGCATAGCACTTATTCCACGCAGAGCTCGAGGAGTTTACagaaaaaagggaaaaacaGAGTTCTCATTTCATTTCGTCAACGATACGCGAATTAGAACTAGCATTAACCCTTAGCGTCCTGATATAGTAATTAAAGCAATACTTACGGCATAAACGGATTCACGATCTACACAGTTTaccaaaaaaattaagaaaatatcgAGAGAGAGAAAAACCTTGTAGCGTTTGTGCAGGCGACACTTTGAAGACTCAAAATCCTTCGCAATTTCAGAATGCGATCTCTCCATCTGTTGCTTGACGGATTCCATATTAGAAGACGCCAGATCCTTCAGATCAGCGATCGTGTTCACACTTTTCAGCGGCGGCGATGGAGAGAATCCAGTAGGCTGAATTAGCTTCGAACCTGATGCTCTAGAAAcgcattttttgttgctattctTCTTCAACGACGAGGAGATACCTGCCAGTGCATTGAGATCGAAATCGAACAGCACTGCCGGAGACTCGGTCGGCGATGGACTCCTCGTGGCCGCTGTGTCCGGCGGTGGTAGAGGAGATGATCCTAGGAGCGCGGCTGCTGATGATTTTGTCGATCTCTTCCTCATCTCTAGCTGTCTTTCAATTTTTGCCGTGTTTTTGTGATTGATTTTGGGAAGTTTGCTGCGCGTGGGAATTTATAGTGGCGCGGGATTTTTCAAGTTTGAAAAAAGGATTATATTACAATGGGAAGGAAGCTACATGATTTTtgaataatatttcatttaaaaataattcatttttaacaTATTTTGTGAatattaactttaaaatattattaatatactgtatttatgttttcaaaattttcaaattattctAGACAATGTAATAACTTTTATATTTTCATCAATTATTCTTATTTTCCATGACAAAAAACTAATACATCAAGTTAAAGTTTAAGGCAAAATTTGTTTCCCTCAACATATGAAATGCCGTTGAGTAAGCAAAAATAAGAATGATTACCATTTTGTGCCCGTGAAGATCTTTAGCAAAAATATCTCACAAATTTTCGTTTTCCATTTTAAGttgaagaagacatttttctgaAATATGCAGAAGTTgggaacacaaaaaataattaacatTCCTCGTTTTTTGCTAAAGTGGTGTCGTTTCATGTATTGAAGTGAAAAGAACTCTGAATCTCAAACTCTAAGATCCATGTATTGAAGTGAAAAGAACTCTCAATCTCAAactctaagagtgtccacaatgggggagccgcggcccgtgGCTCGGGTGCGCGGCCCCCACTGCAGAGAGCCACGATTCGCGGCTGAGCCAAGGgagccgcggccttcacgcggctgagccgtgtgagccgcggccctccactgCAGCGGGCCACAAAACGTGGCTGGGGCgcgaaaaattatttttttaaaaaaaaaaattcaaaaatacttttataaatactaccattttcatttccattttttccactCCATTTTACACTTCAACACCacaaaatcctaattaaaatcctaccaaagatgcaaggtggagatggtgaTTCCCCGGGGTATGGAGACTCGGGATACGGCAACTTCCCAAATCAGATGTGGAGTCCACAGTCTTTGCAATACCGGGTTCAGTCGTCCTCCCATCAGCAGAGGAACATGTTCGCCAACCATCGGGGTTCGGTGACTACCGGCCGAATATGGACGCGATCAACAACCCGTCTCAACACttccaatcctcccaattccaatACACCCAGTCTCCTTTGTCTGGATCTGATAGATTCACATGGGAATAGTTGATGGGTACAACGGAGAGCCCGACATCCGGTAGTGTGGAGGTGGTGGCCCCCACCGGGGGTGGCCGAACCGGCTGTGGTGGGGGGCGAGGCGGTGGCCGAGGCCGaaatggcggcggcggcagtCGTGGGCGGTGAAATGGCGGAGACGGAGAGCAGGGGCCCGGCGGAAGCGGCGGCCGTAGCGGCAGCCGAGGCGGCGGGCGGAGCGGTGGTGCTCGGCGGGGGGTTCCGTACAACGACGATGAATCCCTTGCTGTTGCGTGGGCCTGGGAGGCGGTCACGACGAATCCGGTCATCGGCACGGATCAGACCGACGTTTGCTTCTGGAGGCGCGTCTTGACGGTGTACCACGGCTTCAAACCAGCAGACAGTGTCGAGTGTGATGAAGGCCAGATCCGGAAGAAGTTCGGCCGGATCAGTAGAGCTGTGAAGAGGTTCAGTAGCATTTACGAGAGACAACTCCAAAATGCCGAAAGCGGCCGCAGCGAAGCCGACGTACGGGCGTTATCGTATCAGTTGTTTAATACTGAAGACTGGCCCAAGTTCACCTACTGCAATGAATATATGCTTCTCCGAGACTCCCCTCAATTCAAGGCGATCTGCGATGATGACACCGGTCATACTGGGAAGCGGACAAAGCTCCGTGCCGACGGCACCTACAGCAGTGGTGGCGACTCACGTGCATTCGACCTGAATGACTATGTGTTGGAGGAGCCCCACTCGACAATGTTGAGGCGCCATCGCCCGCAGGGCCAACAAGCTGCCATCCGGGAAGCTAGAAACGTATCCCAAGTCTCTGCTGCGAGCGCGTCAGCACCGCGCTCATCACCGACCGCGGCGTTGGCTCAAACACTGGAGGTACAGATGATGAAGCAACTTGGGGATAACTTGTCCTTGTACGAGAAGTCGACAGACCCTCTCACCAAGAAGATGTGCTACGACCTCATTCTTAGATTGAGGTCGAAGTTGGGGTGGGCCGATGGGTCGGAGACGGGCGGAGCTAGCGGCAGTGGGGGCAGTGGGGGTGGTGATGAAGACGTGCCGGATTCTgatgacgccaccgagtagGAAGGGTGGCGTCTTTTTGTGtagtgttttttaaaaattttcgttgtataattttcctctaTCTATAATACGACAAAAATTTGTCTGTAATTcgcttttttattaaattatgtttatttttcaaattattaggctaattaaatttgttgtagttaaattaaaaaatataattaaaaaagtaaacaaattatttttttttttggagagggccacatttcgtggcccttgttgtttttgtttatttaccaTTGCGGAGGGCCATGGAGAGCCACATTTCATGGCCGGACCAACTTTGGTGGacttcaagggccaccattgtggacactttaagagcatctccatcAATGCTCTTATtaaagagcatgaatgtgggcccggatccacttttattaattttttactctttGTTATTTGGCAAAAGCACAACACCAACATCCATGTTtttccgcaagagcatgctcaagggtcccaccattctattatttaatttaaatacttcaattattaaaaacatttccacaatattaaatgcattaataatacgcaaaatactattacaaattactaacaaattaaaagttacataattaaaatcttaaattttttttaaaatcctaaaaattgagattgagagagttgtttgctatagtgtcatttttgtgtgtttgaaatgagagtatttatagatgaaagtatgaattttgagataaaaataatgaaaaaataaattaaaagtgtagaaaaaatgtatatattttattaggaactgggaaaatattttttttattaaatctggatttttcagattttttcaaatttaaaaaaataataataaataataaatcaacGGCCAaccagagcatgccacgtcggctgctcgtgctcttgccgttggcacggacgtgctctatgcatcGAGCAAGGCCATGCCGCTGacaagagcacagcggcgagcaggggtctgctcttgccgacggcacggatGTCGTCCTTGCGTAAGAACACCGATGGACATGCTCTAACTAGTTGAATTCTATCACCAAAATTTATGTAAAAGACATTGTATGGAGTAGAAAATATTGAAAGTTTGgaaaatttattgaaaatatgaaaattttaaaaaattagaatttaataGAGATTGAGAACATAAAACACCATTAAATCATATTAGTATAAAGTATAAACCTTAAAATCCTAGTCACATATTTGAATGATTAGTTAGATTGTTATGTATAAAACCTGTATGCATCATCAAATCGCTCGCAGATAGGCCCTAGCGCCCGGCCCATTTGCACTTTATGGGCAAATTTCAACCTCATtttaacaaaaatttaaatataatatcacCAACTAAgtaaattgaaaatataaaatctttCATTGTACATATGATGACAAAGTACCAAATAATGTcacaatgttttatttttaaagcgAATATTTGGAAATTCGACTAAGATCTCTATTTACAATCATGTTCACAGTCACAATAAACATCTGTAGTTCCGGGAAAAAAGTAACAACGAGAAGATGGATGTTTATTATAATAGTAATTGTTGCAGAGTTGGACACATCGAGCTTCACTTAGTGTCACATTGCATACACCCAAGATGCTCACGCACCGGTATATTGGAGGAGGTCTAATAAACTTCAGATTTCCCATTTTTGTGTCATCTGCATTTATTCATCAAAACTCATTTGTTTATATATGAATAATTCtcataaaataacataaaaaactTACAAATTTATTTCACACTTACAATTTGAAGGGGCgtttgcagcttcttcaccaaCCGATGGCATTGGAGGATTACCAAGTCGAGCATGTACCATCAGTGAACTTTGAATACCTGTGACATTCAAtataattactagtattattatgCATCTCATTCTAGAGCTCTTTCTACTTTTGTTCTAGTCtagtaatggaattccattttaatgaagaggtttagatgtattccgactcagggagtgacgcacaacaATTATGTGTCGTTATtaatgaacgacgcacaacccttatgcgtctttggttaatgacgcacaagggttatgcgtcgttcaaagacgcataagaattatgcgtcttaccctagtgatgcataacccttatgcgtcacactggtaagcattTCCGCCTGTCACCcggtgacccgggttcgatccccggcaacggcgcaattttttaagtgattagtatttgataaaaatgagttattctaaacatttatttttggcaATGCTTACCAAAAATTATGCGCCtttgccggggatcgaacccgggtcacccgggggacaggcgggaatgcttaccagtgtgacgcataagggttatgcgtcattagggtaagacgcataattcttatgcgtctttgaacgacgcataacccttgtgcgtcattaaccaaagacgcataagggttgtgcgtcgttcattaataacgacgcataagggttgtgcgtcactccctgagtcggaatacaactaaacttcttcattaaaatggaattccattaacatgCATTACCCAAAAAAGAATTGTTCCTCTCATTCtactaaaatagaaaatcaaaataaagcTTGAGTAACAAGTAACACCAAGGGAAGATTCAACATTGTTAGTGTGACAACTTGTCCACTTACCTAGAAATtcctcaaagaaaataaaattgaaaaactaATAACAGTATAACACCAACAATATAATTGATTGGAATTTTACAAGCCTGATAGAAGAAATTAAATGGAAAACTTACCAAAAAGAAAGGCAAAAAACATGATAATTGTTAGCTTAGAGACATTCCTCATTGTGATATTGGTATTTTTAATGTCAATGACTAGAGGAGAGATGAGGATTCTTCTTTGAATTGCTCCAACCATAACTTTGTCAcgatttataagaaattaaatgaaACGAATTCAATTAATTAGTCAACTATCCAACTATATTTGATTCTATATATTTTGGGTAGATGGTATGGCAAATGGAGAATAAGTTCAGACTATATAGATTTGATTATTTCAGAAAAAAATTGTTATGAAAAAtctataaattttgaaatttgcaTGTTTAAAAtccttttgaaatattttaaatatttttggacTACCACTAAAGAGTATATTAAAACCTTAAAATATCTGCATACATTTAATGTACTCTCTCTGATTTGCATTGTATTTAATGTCTCTCCTAAGTTGACGTCTTCATTTTCAATATAATGAATGTTTTGCATTTTTCTGAACTTTTTAGAATCAAATTGACCTCAATCACTAAAtgttattttgaatttatgtaaAAAGTATTTCTCTTTCCTATGCATTCATTTAATGCTATCTATCTATCTGCATTGCATTTCTATTGGGTTGATatctttatttataatataacaaTACACTCTTAGTTCCCTAAAAATTTacggagtaatttttatttttattttaggtcgttctataaaaataattctttctatttttggtaatttatTCTCTCTAATAAGATGGTTTGTTCTTCACTAAATGCTACTGTATGattacttttctttttaactctcttatttttatcaataatgcattaaaatttgtatcatCCCAAACGTCTATATTTTATAGGACAGAAGGGGTAGTATTTTTCGTATAATTAGCATGTAACAGTATATGTATATACAACTCCCATTAGTGCATGACTCATGTAGTAAGCATTAGCAGGTAGTCTGAGGTGTGGTACAGGGTCAATAATTTTAAATCTATATGATAGAGGAGTACAACTgtacaaatttattttttcgagTTCTAATTGATTTTAAATCTAATTAAACTACTTACTATTTTTCGGGTTATTTGTCCAACCACTTATAAAAGAATTGGTTATTTGTCCGGCATTCTTATTATGTGTGATTTTgataaaatcaataataatataatacgaAATAAAACATGAATTACTCCGATAACAATAAATTATAATCAATAACATATTTTAagtaaaattatatattaatatcaatatagtaagtgtatataaattaaatatatactataaaaatGTTAATATCCGATAACAATAAATTATAAGAATATTAAAAACTATTAAAGTCTATGTATAGTTATAAACTTCTATATTGTAAAATTTAAGTGcttgtaaaaatataattaacaatttcttcaaagaatataaaattaaaatgaattattagttttggtggaaaaaaagttttatatttaatgtataagaataattaatgttcataatatttcaaaatgggCATGTGATGAAGTGGTAAAGGAGTTGGTATTTAAAGATGAGGTCATTTGTTTAAGCCctagtaagagcatctccagtgggcggatgtcccactcggacatccactaggacatcccgaaaacacctcccgccacgtcactaggacttctcatcccactgccacgtcactaggacatccccttcacaatccgcccttcccactaggacttcccgcaataaaaaaaatcacaaatttacaaataaaacaatttacgtttacggaaataaaatttcaacgagccgtatatatagagtttaaa
Encoded proteins:
- the LOC121778832 gene encoding uncharacterized protein LOC121778832, translating into MRKRSTKSSAAALLGSSPLPPPDTAATRSPSPTESPAVLFDFDLNALAGISSSLKKNSNKKCVSRASGSKLIQPTGFSPSPPLKSVNTIADLKDLASSNMESVKQQMERSHSEIAKDFESSKCRLHKRYKIHTQECQRIMDEADKEHKKMFDRINEGREAMKASYAEFIAEAQTTASRLCKTTIPELAKSSEKIISSLKSRFGIS